A part of Vanessa tameamea isolate UH-Manoa-2023 chromosome 20, ilVanTame1 primary haplotype, whole genome shotgun sequence genomic DNA contains:
- the LOC113403737 gene encoding mitochondrial pyruvate carrier 2-like isoform X1: protein MAGVYRAVVKVADKFVPTKLRPLWEHEAGPKTIFFWAPAFKWGLVMAGLGDLNRPVESLSLPQSVSLAATGLIWSRYSLVIIPKNYSLFAVNVFVAITNLYQIGRAIKHQQNLKKKE, encoded by the exons ATGGCAGGCGTATACAGAGCTGTTGTTAAAGTTGCTGATAAATTTGTACCAACCAAATTGCGTCCTCTATGGGAACATGAAGCtg GTCCAAAAACTATTTTCTTCTGGGCTCCAGCATTTAAATGG GGCTTGGTGATGGCTGGGTTGGGTGACTTGAATCGGCCTGTGGAATCTTTGTCATTGCCACAATCTGTGTCACTCGCGGCTACGGGTCTCATCTGGTCTCGTTATTCTCTTGTCATTATACCAAAGAACTACAGTCTTTTTGCTGTTAATGTTTTTGTCGCTATTACGAACTTGTATCAAATAGGCAGAGCTATCAAACATCAACAAAATCTTAAAAAGAAAGAATAG
- the LOC113403737 gene encoding mitochondrial pyruvate carrier 2-like isoform X2 — MAGVYRAVVKVADKFVPTKLRPLWEHEAGPKTIFFWAPAFKWALVMASIDEFRRPLEKVSPTQSATLAATGLIWTRYCLVIRPINYSLSLCNFALGLANGVQVFRAYNFQRRVKST, encoded by the exons ATGGCAGGCGTATACAGAGCTGTTGTTAAAGTTGCTGATAAATTTGTACCAACCAAATTGCGTCCTCTATGGGAACATGAAGCtg GTCCAAAAACTATTTTCTTCTGGGCTCCAGCATTTAAATGG GCTCTAGTTATGGCGTCAATTGATGAATTTAGGCGTCCTCTTGAGAAAGTGTCGCCGACCCAATCTGCTACGCTGGCTGCCACTGGATTAATCTGGACCCGTTACTGCCTTGTCATTCGTCCGATAAATTACTCTTTATCGCTATGTAATTTCGCCCTTGGCTTGGCGAACGGTGTGCAAGTCTTCAGGGCCTATAACTTTCAGCGTCGCGTAAAATccacttaa
- the LOC113403736 gene encoding uncharacterized protein LOC113403736, whose translation MGTSTMGSDLHSDKQDKLLKLQARKKELELMLASKNEELYKLCVQEVQLTGVMPLEAPLSPEVPQRERLGSVRSVDRSTDGTDVQDGSDNSSRRLRAVSDRIHDSDPNLRKNLTHRLSTPSISGISTKSAHSRHVRRPETSCSNFFPSPPQERNPETFSIHTSHTYPALAGRHESVPHDNLHSELQQGPVYRHHTLTTEYTNKIYYNNAAEANNVSRLRETHFSSSHPDITTNYTHGSVAPQPVPAHNGMRNTPLLYQYASHLKSQNQHHGVLNHHHIMQMQSKRRTDGVRRNTLQRTQTYHLTSHSDYNHHLENMTDAYRQPAPAYQHRSQPDIQDQPIERRQNPIERTIPVPNTLPLRERNMVRNPLHLQLQVSTDDYIIDDRRHYPDALSPVSQMSGYSQSNFDSVSMNKFSPTLSQDMKVKEKHWYETSLDSPTKSEVPVLKKSASLKRTPSIGNSQTYEIMISSGRHSAMQSPNHIPHSPPVLSPSAVSLESPKNMTVIEQGKCIPYREETKPFEMSDFYKYSTKFRQSNVQKAPMPNPAHNASTMYNKLPMELPQFSQEHWHGHGN comes from the coding sequence ATGGGTACGAGCACAATGGGTAGCGATTTACATTCCGATAAGCAGGACAAACTGTTAAAACTACAGGCTCGAAAAAAAGAACTGGAGTTAATGTTAGCATCCAAAAATGAGGAGCTTTACAAGTTGTGTGTGCAAGAAGTACAGTTGACGGGTGTAATGCCCCTAGAAGCGCCTCTGAGTCCAGAAGTTCCACAAAGGGAAAGATTAGGTAGTGTACGAAGTGTCGATAGGTCCACAGATGGGACGGATGTACAAGACGGCTCTGATAATTCTTCGAGACGTCTTAGAGCTGTGTCTGATCGCATACATGATTCCGATCCGAATCTGCGAAAGAACCTTACCCACAGACTATCAACACCTTCGATATCAGGTATTTCGACAAAAAGTGCTCATTCTAGGCATGTCCGCAGACCTGAGACCAGTTGCTCAAACTTCTTTCCATCGCCACCCCAAGAACGAAATCCAGAAACATTTTCAATACACACCTCTCATACTTATCCTGCTTTAGCTGGCCGTCATGAGTCTGTTCCACATGATAATCTGCACAGTGAACTTCAACAAGGTCCTGTATATCGCCATCATACTTTAACAACTGAATACACAAATAAgatctattataataatgcaGCAGAAGCAAATAATGTGTCACGCTTGAGAGAGACTCATTTCAGCTCCAGTCACCCTGATATAACAACTAATTACACCCATGGCTCTGTTGCACCACAGCCCGTGCCCGCACACAATGGAATGCGCAACACTCCACTCCTATATCAATATGCATCACATTTAAAATCACAGAATCAACATCATGGAGTTTTAAACCACCACCATATTATGCAAATGCAATCCAAAAGGAGAACAGATGGTGTTCGAAGAAATACTTTACAGCGTACACAGACATACCATCTCACATCGCACAGTGACTATAATCATCACTTAGAAAACATGACTGATGCATACAGACAACCTGCACCAGCTTATCAACATAGATCACAACCTGACATACAAGATCAGCCAATAGAAAGAAGACAGAATCCAATAGAAAGAACAATTCCTGTTCCAAACACTTTGCCTCTACGTGAACGTAATATGGTTAGAAATCCACTTCATTTGCAGCTGCAAGTATCCACCGATGATTATATAATTGATGATAGACGGCATTATCCTGATGCTTTAAGTCCTGTCAGCCAAATGTCGGGATATTCACAGAGTAATTTCGACTCTGTAAGCATGAATAAATTTTCACCTACTTTATCCCAAGACatgaaagtaaaagaaaaacattggtATGAAACATCACTAGACTCACCAACAAAAAGTGAGGTGCCTGTATTAAAGAAAAGTGCCAGCTTGAAACGGACACCCAGTATAGGTAACTCACAAACATACGAAATAATGATTTCATCTGGTCGTCATTCGGCTATGCAGAGCCCCAACCATATACCGCATAGTCCCCCTGTATTATCGCCAAGTGCAGTGTCGCTCGAGTCTCCTAAAAACATGACAGTTATTGAACAAGGTAAATGTATACCATACAGAGAAGAAACTAAACCATTTGAAATGTCAGACTTTTATAAATACTCAACAAAATTCAGGCAGAGTAATGTTCAAAAAGCACCTATGCCAAATCCTGCCCATAATGCCAGTACGATGTACAATAAACTGCCAATGGAGCTACCACAGTTTAGCCAGGAACATTGGCATGGACATGGCAACTGA
- the LOC113403768 gene encoding septin-interacting protein 1, protein MSDDEVIRFEITDYDLDNEFNPNRNRRAKKEHQIYGIWAKDSDEEDNEDNIRQRSRKPKDFSAPIGFVAGGVHQAGKKKEEKKKEVLEKSEASTSRPKFADSSDEDEPANPDERETAGIRRTGQGLRGVNLGGSVGAWEKHTKGIGAKLLLQMGYQPGRGLGKDLQGISAPVEATVRKGRGAIGAYGPEKAAQKAKKDEERRQKEKEKEEEGSKEKTCNWKKSHKGRYFYRDAADVIQEGKPTMHTISSDELSRVPVIDLTGREKKVLSGYHALRAAAPRYEHEPRRACTRFQAPELAHNLQLMVDCCEQDIIRNARELRQAEDEIVVLGRDLEDYDAKLRDEDDVIDRVQAILSRVERLDRADASLDTAHDVLSDLKESFPLEYETFGLGTIAGNIVGPLLSALLTKWDPLESPDGPVPAFARWRPLLTGEAYDALLGQLLLPPLARAAEAWEPREPARMVAALEAWRGAGPAWLPRAVAARHVAPRLLGAVRAWDPTRDTLPVHRWVLPWHALAGEALAAAVYPLIRSRLAAALAAWHPADASARPLLAAWRDAWGPALVPLLHHHVLPKLEHCLRAAPVELVGRENAAWLWCVQWLELLGAPTLGALAARALLPRWLGALAAWLNSAPPHATVLASYSAFRKMFPEEVLKEPVVRDAFRKALDMMNRSTDIDSIEPPPPPRFTPSDSKDTSKIDILASVAQQKSFSELLESRCIEKGITFVPIAGKLREGRPLYKIGELHCYVIRNVIMYSNDGGRTFAPIGLDRLLSLVEE, encoded by the exons ATGTCTGACGACGAAGTTATACGCTTTGAAATTACTGACTATGATTTGGATAACGAATTCAATCCTAACAGAAATCGAAGAGCTAAGAAAGAACACCAGATATATG GTATATGGGCAAAAGACAGTGATGAAGAAGATAATGAAGATAACATCAGACAAAGGAGTCGCAAGCCAAAAGACTTCTCGGCTCCTATTGGCTTTGTGGCAGGAGGTGTTCATCAGGCTGGCAAGAAAAAAGAAGAGAAAAAGAAAG AAGTATTAGAGAAGTCAGAAGCATCCACATCTCGACCCAAATTTGCAGACAGCTCAGATGAGGATGAACCAGCAAATCCAGACGAAAGAGAAACTGCAGGAATTCGTCGCACAGGGCAAGGTTTAAGAGGTGTCAACCTTGGAGGAAGTGTTGGAGCTTGGGAAAAGCATACCAAAGGAATTGGTGCTAAGCTTTTGTTACag ATGGGTTACCAACCCGGAAGAGGTCTGGGTAAAGATCTACAGGGTATATCAGCGCCTGTAGAAGCTACTGTGAGAAAAGGAAGAGGTGCTATCGGAGCTTACGGACCTGAAAAAGCAGCT CAAAAAGCGAAAAAAGATGAGGAACGCCGTCAGAAAGAGAAAGAAAAAGAGGAAGAAGGCAGCAAGGAGAAGACTTGCAACTGGAAAAAGTCTCACAAGGGTCGCTACTTCTACAGGGATGCAGCAGATGTGATACAAGAGGGTAAACCCACCATGCATACTATTAGCAG CGACGAGCTGTCGCGCGTGCCGGTCATCGACCTGACGGGGCGCGAGAAGAAGGTGCTGAGCGGCTACCACGCGCTGCGGGCCGCCGCGCCGCGCTACGAGCACGAGCCGCGCCGCGCCTGCACGCGCTTCCAGGCACCCGAGCTGGCGCACAACCTGCAGCTCATGGTGGACTGCTGCGAGCAGGACATCATCCGCAACGCGCGCGAGCTGCGCCAGGCCGAGGACGAGATCGTGGTGCTGGGCCGCGACCTCGAGGACTACGACGCCAAGCTGCGCGACGAGGACGACGTCATCGACCGCGTGCAGGCCATCCTCTCGCGCGTCGAGAGGCTCGACCGGGCCGACGCCTCGCTGGACACCGCCCACGACGTGCTCTCGGATTTGAAG GAGTCGTTCCCGCTCGAGTACGAAACGTTCGGGCTCGGGACCATCGCCGGCAACATCGTCGGCCCGCTGCTCAGCGCGCTGCTGACCAAGTGGGACCCGCTCGAGAGCCCCGACGGGCCCGTGCCCGCCTTCGCCCGCTGGCGGCCGCTGCTCACGGGCGAGGCGTACGATGCGCTGCTGGGGCAGCTGCTGCTGCCGCCGCTGGCGCGCGCGGCCGAGGCGTGGGAGCCGCGCGAGCCGGCGCGCATGGTGGCGGCGCTGGAGGCCTGGCGCGGCGCGGGCCCGGCCTGGCTGCCGCGCGCGGTGGCGGCGCGCCACGTGGCGCCGCGCCTGCTGGGCGCCGTGCGCGCCTGGGACCCCACGCGCGACACGCTGCCCGTGCACCGCTGGGTGCTGCCGTGGCACGCGCTGGCGGGCGAGGCGCTGGCGGCGGCGGTGTACCCGCTCATCCGCTCGCGGCTGGCGGCGGCGCTGGCGGCGTGGCACCCGGCCGACGCGTCGGCGCGGCCGCTGCTGGCGGCGTGGCGCGACGCGTGGGGGCCGGCGCTGGTGCCGCTGCTGCACCACCACGTGCTGCCCAAGCTGGAGCATTGCCTGCGCGCCGCGCCCGTCGAGCTCGTCGGCCGCGAGAACG CGGCGTGGCTGTGGTGCGTGCAGTGGCTGGAGCTGCTGGGCGCGCCCACGCTGGGCGCGCTGGCGGCGCGGGCGCTGCTGCCGCGCTGGCTGGGCGCGCTGGCGGCGTGGCTCAACTCGGCGCCGCCGCACGCCACCGTGCTCGCCTCCTACTCCGCCTTCCGC aaaatgTTCCCAGAAGAAGTTCTCAAAGAGCCCGTGGTACGTGACGCGTTCAGGAAAGCCCTGGATATGATGAACCGAAGCACTGATATCGATTCCATTGAGCCTCCCCCTCCACCTCGCTTCACCCCCTCTGACTCTAAGGACACCTCCAAAATTGACATACTGGCATCAGTGGCTCAGCAGAAGAGCTTCTCCGAGCTTCTAGAATCTAGATGTATTGAAAAGGGGATAACATTCGTCCCCATCGCAGGAAAACTAAGGGAGGGAAGGCCCCTGTACAAGATCGGGGAGTTACACTGTTATGTTATACGCAACGTGATAATGTATTCCAATGATGGGGGCAGGACGTTCGCCCCTATAGGTCTGGACAGGTTGCTGAGTTTAGTGGAGGAGTGA